In Actinomycetota bacterium, the sequence ACTCTTCCGGCAGCATAGCCATGGCCAGGGTCAATCCGGCTAATACGCCCTGCAGCCAGTCTCCCCTGGTCAAGCCGTAGACAACAATTACAATCACGCACAGCATCGCCCCGGTCAAAGCGAGGTTGCGCACCAGCCGCCCGGTTTCCTTTTGGAGTCTGGTCGGTTCCGATTTCACCGATTCCAGCGCTTTGCCGATTTTGCCAAGCTCCGCATGCTCACCGGTCGCCAGAACGCGGGCCACTCCCTTGCCCTGGACGACAAGCGTGCCTGAATAGATAAAAGGCAGCTGGTCGCCGCCGGGTCGGGCGATTTCCATATCCGGAGCGCCGGTTGTTTTATGAACCGAAATTGATTCGCCGGTTAATAGGCTTTCGTCGACCATAAGGTTGTTCACGCTTAACATAACGGCATCGGCGGGGACTCTATCCCCCTCGGCCAACATCATGATATCGCCTCGAGCCACTTCCCGGCCGGCGATACGCATCTCCCGACCGTCTCTGATTACGTGAGCCCGCGGGCTGGAGAGGTCGCGCAGCGCTTCCAAGACCCTTTCCGTACGGCGCTCCTGGTAGAAGGTTATCCCCATAATGACGAACACAAAGCTTAAAAGCATCAGAGCTTCTCGGACGTCGCCTAAAATAAGGTAAAGGCCGCCCACCAGGACCAGCAGAAGAAACATTGGTTCCTTGACGACCTCGAAAGCAATGGCAAACACCGTTCGGGGCTTGGATGAAGGCAGCTCGTTATAGCCATCCTCAGCCAAACGTTTGGCGGCTTCCTGTTGGGATAAACCGGTTATCTCCGCTAAGTTAAGCTCTTCCGTCATTGTTCCTCCGAACCCAGTATATTAGAACAAGCCGAACAGCATAAGTATCCCAAAAAGAATGAACAGCGCCGCGGATGTGTATTTGATGGCTTTTTCAGGTAGTTTCTTACCTAGAAATACGCCGGCCGCGATCGCGATTCCGTCGGCCACAACCATGCCCAGGGTGGAGCCCAACCAGACGCCTATGAACGTTTGATACTTTGCGGCCAGCGATATGGTCGCGAGCTGTGTCTTGTCGCCGAGTTCCGCCAGAAAAAAGGCGATGGCGACGGTCATGAACGGACCCAGGCGCCCGCCTCTTTTTTCTCCGTCTTCGTAGGCGTCACCTTTAAGCGTCCATAAACCAAAACCGATAAACGACAACCCGACGATAATCCTAAGGTAATTCATCGGTATAAAGGCGCTGGTCTGTTCACCTATAACGACCGACAGTAGATGAACGACCAGGGTGGCCGCAAAGACGCCGGCCAGGACCTTCCAGGGGTTGTACTTGGTCGCGAAGGAAAGCGCGACAAGTTGCGTCTTATCTCCCATTTCGGCAACCGTAATAAAAAGGAACGAAGCCCAGAAACCTAGCATATGACTCGCCGAACTCTATTTAAAAACATTAGATGATTATACAGGCGGATAGAGCGTAATTACTAGGAC encodes:
- a CDS encoding TMEM165/GDT1 family protein, with translation MLGFWASFLFITVAEMGDKTQLVALSFATKYNPWKVLAGVFAATLVVHLLSVVIGEQTSAFIPMNYLRIIVGLSFIGFGLWTLKGDAYEDGEKRGGRLGPFMTVAIAFFLAELGDKTQLATISLAAKYQTFIGVWLGSTLGMVVADGIAIAAGVFLGKKLPEKAIKYTSAALFILFGILMLFGLF